One window of the bacterium genome contains the following:
- a CDS encoding DUF721 domain-containing protein, translating to MRKKDEFEDIKTILERIIKKNNLTGKFLEEELRKKWPDLIGKEISNHITPLSVKNKILYVKVENSTWNNDFNFLKKDILEKIKLNISKDLVKNIISKV from the coding sequence ATGAGAAAGAAAGATGAATTTGAAGATATTAAAACTATCCTCGAACGAATCATTAAAAAGAATAATTTAACGGGCAAATTCTTAGAAGAAGAATTGAGGAAGAAATGGCCAGATCTTATAGGAAAAGAAATCTCTAATCATATTACTCCTTTATCTGTAAAAAATAAGATCTTATATGTCAAGGTAGAAAATTCTACTTGGAATAATGATTTTAATTTTTTAAAGAAGGATATCTTAGAAAAGATTAAATTAAATATTAGTAAAGATTTAGTGAAGAATATAATATCAAAAGTATAG
- a CDS encoding anthranilate synthase component I family protein, whose translation MRKIEIKPSYKEFCSLISQDFDLIPLFATFKLPNLDPLDLFKKYALDEPFAFFLDSGKGPQEIARFSYIGKDPELIFKGKKDEIEVINKEEGIRRYRGNILKELQKILEKKRVAPIKGLPNFFSGGVGYFSYEMVYLFENLPNLSKDDLNLPEIFFLFFRELIAYDHCKKLVYIIITLDKKSFLVSSYEETKDKIKEIYHLLNLKKIKPYQNQRVVKSSPKINYQSNFTKEDFEKIVKTAKEYIREGDIFQVNLSQRFEHQIHEHPFKIYEVLRSINPSPFAAYLSLGNLRVVSSSPERLLNVSGNKIQTRPIAGTRPRGRTKKEDRLLGEELSLDAKERAEHIMLVDLERNDLGRICKYDSIFVNELMSLERYSHVIHIVSNVVGELKEEISLFDILKATFPGGTITGTPKIRAMEIIEELEPVKRGPYTGSIGWIGFNGHLDLNIAIRTIIIKGQTAYFQVGAGIVADSSPEREYFETLHKAKALMKALSIVRKSY comes from the coding sequence GTGAGAAAGATAGAGATTAAGCCTAGTTATAAAGAGTTTTGTTCATTAATTAGCCAAGATTTTGATCTTATTCCTCTCTTTGCTACTTTTAAATTACCCAATCTAGACCCCTTAGACTTATTCAAAAAATATGCCCTTGATGAACCCTTTGCTTTCTTTTTGGACAGCGGGAAAGGACCTCAAGAGATAGCTCGTTTTTCCTATATAGGAAAGGATCCTGAACTAATCTTTAAAGGAAAAAAAGATGAAATAGAGGTTATTAATAAAGAGGAAGGAATAAGAAGGTATAGAGGAAATATCTTAAAAGAACTCCAAAAAATCTTAGAAAAGAAGAGGGTTGCCCCGATAAAAGGTCTTCCTAATTTTTTTTCAGGAGGGGTAGGTTATTTTAGTTATGAAATGGTTTATTTATTTGAGAATTTACCTAATTTAAGCAAGGATGATCTAAATCTTCCTGAAATATTTTTTTTATTTTTTAGAGAGTTAATAGCCTATGATCATTGTAAGAAATTAGTCTACATTATTATTACTTTAGACAAGAAGTCATTTTTGGTAAGTAGTTATGAAGAGACTAAAGATAAGATTAAAGAAATTTATCATCTCTTGAACCTTAAGAAGATAAAACCTTATCAAAATCAAAGAGTAGTTAAATCTTCACCAAAAATTAATTACCAATCAAATTTTACCAAGGAAGATTTTGAGAAAATAGTAAAAACAGCCAAAGAATATATTAGAGAAGGAGATATCTTTCAAGTAAATTTATCTCAAAGATTTGAACATCAAATCCACGAACATCCTTTTAAAATTTATGAAGTCTTAAGAAGCATTAATCCTTCTCCTTTTGCCGCTTACCTTTCTTTAGGTAACTTAAGGGTGGTAAGCTCTTCTCCGGAAAGACTATTAAATGTTTCAGGAAACAAGATCCAGACACGGCCTATCGCAGGAACAAGACCTCGAGGAAGAACAAAAAAAGAAGATCGTCTCTTAGGAGAAGAACTAAGTTTAGATGCCAAAGAACGAGCTGAACATATTATGTTAGTTGACTTAGAAAGAAATGATCTAGGAAGAATCTGTAAATATGATAGTATCTTTGTCAATGAGTTAATGAGTTTAGAAAGATATTCTCATGTTATTCACATTGTCTCAAATGTGGTCGGAGAGCTAAAAGAAGAAATTAGTTTATTTGATATCTTAAAAGCTACTTTTCCGGGTGGAACTATTACCGGAACCCCTAAAATAAGAGCAATGGAGATTATCGAGGAATTAGAACCAGTTAAGAGAGGGCCTTATACCGGTTCTATTGGGTGGATAGGTTTTAATGGGCACCTGGATCTTAATATTGCGATTAGGACGATTATCATTAAAGGGCAGACTGCTTATTTTCAAGTAGGAGCTGGAATTGTAGCTGATTCTTCTCCCGAAAGAGAATATTTTGAAACTTTACATAAAGCTAAGGCTTTAATGAAAGCCCTGTCTATAGTGAGAAAGAGTTACTAA
- a CDS encoding aminotransferase class IV, whose product MEEIVYLDGLIYELKEAKINLWGKEIFNNVFESLIVVNKKILKLEEHLERLLNSAKILKMSPLLSYLQIKEAILFTLDKSKLRKAYLRVSIIEEEKKNVLIILIKKLPIYLKDCLTKGVGISFGSIQRNPHESLSPKIKCSNFLANILAKSEGVSKDNFEVISLNSQGLITEGTISNIFLVKDEVVYTPKKSVGILEGITRKEVLSICEYLNIKAKEEYLTRYDVYTANEVFLTFTSSGILPVSKIDNKIIKDGRVGKITKALLKEYRKRLNSFAK is encoded by the coding sequence ATGGAAGAAATAGTTTACCTTGATGGTCTTATTTATGAATTAAAAGAAGCAAAGATTAATTTGTGGGGTAAAGAGATCTTTAATAATGTTTTTGAAAGCCTGATAGTAGTTAATAAAAAGATCTTAAAACTTGAAGAACACCTCGAGAGGTTGTTAAATTCAGCCAAGATATTAAAGATGTCCCCTCTTTTAAGTTATTTACAGATAAAAGAAGCAATTTTATTCACCTTAGATAAAAGCAAGTTAAGGAAGGCGTATCTAAGAGTAAGTATTATCGAGGAAGAAAAAAAGAATGTCTTAATAATTTTAATTAAAAAATTACCTATTTATCTTAAAGATTGCTTGACCAAAGGAGTTGGTATTTCTTTTGGAAGTATCCAAAGAAATCCTCATGAATCTTTATCTCCCAAGATAAAGTGCTCTAACTTCTTAGCTAATATTTTAGCTAAGAGTGAAGGAGTAAGTAAGGATAATTTTGAAGTAATCTCTTTAAATAGTCAAGGTTTAATCACAGAAGGGACGATTAGCAATATTTTTTTAGTAAAAGATGAAGTTGTTTATACACCCAAGAAATCAGTAGGTATTTTAGAAGGAATAACTAGAAAAGAAGTATTATCTATCTGTGAATATTTAAATATTAAGGCAAAAGAAGAATACTTAACGAGATATGATGTTTATACGGCTAATGAAGTATTTTTAACTTTTACTTCAAGTGGCATTCTTCCTGTGTCCAAGATAGATAATAAAATAATAAAAGATGGGAGAGTGGGAAAAATAACCAAAGCCTTACTTAAAGAGTATAGAAAGAGACTTAATAGTTTTGCTAAATAA
- the recF gene encoding DNA replication/repair protein RecF, with translation MFLDELKVRNFCNLKSLSLKFSLKLNIFFGDNAQGKTNILDAIYFLNKAKSFRGKKDLYLIQWNGNEFFLKGNIIDEDNSHQLTILLQDSKIEVKNEIKGEIKSEVKKEIRIDNKKINNQSKVFEIFNCVVFSPEDLYILTKSPVLRRHFLNLLIAQVNEKYLYYLRRYQRTLLSRNKILNEKKSILEKNKVLESLDHLLISEGVEIIKIRHEVVNELSKLAAQVYKEILSVKDLFEIKYKPSISSDNLEKDFYDKLHKYREKENIRGFTLVGPHKDDLIFTFREVNIGSFGSQGQKRITAIAIRFAELFYIYKKTKKFPILLLDDVFSDLDKEKKRNFINLLNDQIQIFITTSNLEFLKETNFKNYMLFQVKDGCVLE, from the coding sequence TTGTTTTTAGATGAACTTAAAGTTAGGAATTTTTGTAACTTAAAGAGTCTTAGTTTAAAATTTAGTCTTAAGTTAAACATTTTTTTTGGAGATAATGCTCAAGGAAAGACTAACATATTAGATGCTATTTATTTTTTAAATAAAGCTAAGTCTTTTAGAGGAAAGAAGGATCTATATTTAATTCAGTGGAATGGAAATGAATTTTTTCTTAAAGGAAATATAATTGACGAGGATAATTCTCACCAATTAACAATCTTACTTCAAGATTCAAAAATTGAGGTTAAAAATGAAATTAAAGGTGAGATTAAAAGTGAGGTTAAAAAAGAGATAAGAATAGATAATAAGAAGATTAATAATCAAAGTAAGGTTTTTGAAATATTTAATTGCGTTGTTTTCTCACCTGAAGATTTATACATTCTTACTAAATCTCCCGTCTTAAGAAGACATTTTTTAAATTTATTGATTGCCCAAGTTAATGAAAAATATCTTTATTATTTAAGGAGATACCAGAGAACTTTATTATCCAGAAATAAGATTTTAAATGAGAAAAAGAGTATCTTAGAAAAAAATAAAGTCTTAGAAAGCTTAGATCATCTCTTAATTAGTGAGGGTGTAGAAATAATAAAGATTAGACATGAAGTGGTAAATGAATTAAGTAAATTAGCGGCCCAAGTTTATAAAGAGATTTTATCGGTAAAAGATTTATTTGAGATTAAATATAAACCTTCTATCTCTTCAGATAACTTAGAAAAAGATTTTTATGATAAGTTGCATAAATATAGAGAAAAAGAAAATATTAGAGGTTTTACTTTAGTAGGACCTCATAAAGATGATCTAATATTTACTTTTAGAGAAGTAAATATTGGAAGTTTTGGTTCACAAGGACAAAAAAGAATAACCGCAATTGCTATTCGTTTTGCTGAATTATTTTATATCTATAAAAAAACTAAAAAATTTCCAATATTGTTATTAGATGATGTATTTTCGGACTTAGATAAAGAAAAGAAAAGAAATTTTATAAATCTTTTAAATGATCAAATCCAAATATTTATTACCACAAGTAATTTAGAGTTTTTAAAAGAGACAAACTTTAAAAATTATATGCTCTTTCAAGTAAAAGATGGCTGTGTATTGGAGTAA
- a CDS encoding DUF370 domain-containing protein — protein sequence MKIHAELFLNTYEIKMFLSIGFKNKILTHDIIGIFSYKITSYLINSELLERKKREDLIVEISKKEKKSLILLKDGRMIVSPIDIKTLNKRSFK from the coding sequence ATGAAGATCCATGCTGAGCTATTTTTAAACACTTATGAGATAAAGATGTTTTTAAGTATTGGTTTTAAAAACAAAATATTAACTCATGATATCATAGGTATCTTTAGTTATAAAATAACTTCGTATCTTATTAATTCTGAACTTTTAGAGAGAAAAAAGAGAGAAGACTTAATCGTTGAAATTAGTAAAAAAGAGAAAAAATCTCTTATTTTATTAAAAGATGGAAGAATGATTGTTTCTCCTATAGATATAAAGACCTTAAACAAGAGGAGTTTTAAGTAA
- the gyrA gene encoding DNA gyrase subunit A — MEIKEEIKERIIPVYIEDKMKSFYIDYAMSVIVGRALPDVRDGLKPVHRRILYAMNELGSFHNRPFKKSARIVGEVLGKYHPHGDTSVYEAMVRMAQDFSSRYCLVEGQGNFGSVDGDPPAAMRYTEVRLDSLAELMLADIDKETVSFTPNFDDTLKEPLVLPSKIPNLIINGSSGIAVGMATNIPPHNLAEVIDGVISIIEQPEIEIEELIKGIPGPDFPTGGIICGTKGIKEAYHTGRGCLTIRAKADIQELKQSREQIIITEIPYQVNKADLISKMADLVKDKKIEGISEIRDESDRDGLRVVIEVKRGENANIVLNQLYKHTQMQTTFGVIMLALVDNQPRVLNLKEVLSNYLEHRKEVIIRRTRYELSIAETRAHILEGLKIALNNIDAIINTIRSSKSALEAKQRLINEFNLSDKQAQAILEMQLQRLAGLEQEKINNEYLNLIKLIANLKSILMNEQKVLEIIKEELLEIKEKFKDKRRTEIKEEIIDFKIEDLIPQEDMVIVISHAGYIKRLAVDTYRMQRRGGVGVTGMGFREEDFIEHLLIASTHSYILLFTNLGRIYWLKVYEIPEGERTHKGKAMINLISLNSKERITTFAKIEDFNQDNYFVMITKKGITKKVKVSVFSKPRPGGIIALSLDPGDELIGVKVVRKREEIIIVTKKGKAIRFNEESLRSLSRIARGIKGMKMALDDEVVSMEIVREEETLLTVSEKGYGKRTFLKEYRSQNRGGFGIINMKVNTYRGWIVSSCEVEDQDEVVLISEGGMVIRFKAKDIPVTGRNTRGVRIIKLNENDKLVALAKIPIEEKTEEKDEFK, encoded by the coding sequence ATGGAAATCAAAGAAGAGATTAAAGAACGAATTATTCCGGTCTATATTGAAGATAAGATGAAGAGTTTTTACATTGATTATGCTATGAGTGTCATCGTAGGAAGAGCTTTACCTGATGTGAGAGATGGTCTTAAGCCAGTGCATAGGAGGATTCTTTATGCGATGAATGAGTTGGGGAGTTTCCATAACCGACCTTTTAAAAAATCAGCTCGAATTGTAGGAGAGGTTTTAGGTAAATACCATCCTCATGGAGATACTTCTGTTTATGAAGCGATGGTCCGAATGGCCCAAGATTTTTCTAGTAGATATTGTTTAGTGGAAGGACAAGGAAATTTTGGTTCAGTTGATGGAGATCCACCAGCCGCTATGAGATATACCGAGGTAAGACTAGACTCTTTAGCTGAGTTGATGTTAGCTGATATTGATAAAGAGACAGTTAGCTTTACTCCCAATTTTGATGATACTTTAAAAGAGCCCTTAGTGCTTCCTTCAAAGATTCCTAATTTAATCATTAATGGTTCTTCTGGAATTGCCGTGGGAATGGCCACCAATATTCCTCCTCATAATTTAGCAGAGGTAATTGACGGGGTTATCTCTATTATTGAGCAGCCAGAGATAGAGATAGAGGAATTAATTAAAGGTATTCCTGGTCCTGATTTTCCTACGGGAGGAATTATCTGTGGGACTAAAGGTATTAAGGAAGCTTATCATACCGGAAGAGGTTGTTTAACGATAAGAGCAAAAGCTGATATTCAAGAATTAAAGCAGAGTCGAGAACAAATTATTATTACTGAAATTCCTTATCAAGTAAATAAAGCCGATTTAATTTCTAAGATGGCTGATTTAGTAAAAGATAAAAAGATTGAAGGTATTTCAGAGATAAGAGATGAGTCCGATCGAGATGGTTTAAGGGTAGTAATAGAAGTAAAAAGAGGAGAAAATGCAAACATCGTTTTAAATCAGCTTTATAAACATACTCAAATGCAGACTACTTTTGGGGTAATTATGTTAGCTTTAGTCGATAATCAACCAAGGGTGTTAAATCTTAAGGAAGTATTAAGTAATTATCTAGAGCATCGTAAGGAAGTAATTATTAGAAGAACAAGATATGAATTGTCTATTGCTGAAACTAGAGCTCATATTTTAGAAGGTCTAAAGATTGCTTTAAATAATATCGATGCCATAATAAACACCATTCGTAGTTCTAAATCTGCCTTAGAAGCCAAGCAAAGACTTATCAATGAGTTTAATTTAAGCGATAAACAAGCCCAAGCAATATTAGAGATGCAACTTCAAAGATTAGCTGGCTTAGAACAAGAAAAGATAAATAATGAATATTTAAACTTGATTAAACTTATTGCCAATCTTAAATCTATCTTAATGAATGAACAAAAAGTATTAGAAATTATCAAAGAGGAGCTTTTAGAAATAAAAGAGAAATTTAAAGATAAACGGAGAACAGAGATAAAGGAGGAGATAATTGACTTTAAGATAGAAGACTTAATTCCACAAGAGGATATGGTTATTGTCATATCCCATGCCGGATATATTAAGAGATTAGCTGTAGATACTTATCGGATGCAGAGGAGAGGTGGAGTAGGGGTAACGGGAATGGGGTTTAGAGAAGAAGATTTTATTGAACATCTTCTGATTGCTTCTACCCATAGTTATATTCTCTTGTTTACTAACTTAGGTAGAATATATTGGCTTAAAGTTTATGAGATTCCAGAAGGGGAGAGAACTCACAAAGGAAAAGCCATGATAAATTTAATCTCTTTAAACAGCAAAGAACGAATCACTACTTTTGCTAAGATCGAAGATTTTAATCAAGATAATTATTTTGTTATGATAACTAAAAAGGGAATAACAAAGAAAGTTAAAGTAAGTGTTTTTAGCAAACCTAGACCAGGGGGAATTATTGCTCTTTCTTTAGATCCAGGAGATGAGTTGATCGGTGTTAAAGTAGTTAGAAAAAGGGAAGAGATTATAATAGTTACCAAGAAAGGAAAGGCTATTCGTTTTAATGAAGAATCTCTTAGATCCTTATCCAGAATAGCAAGAGGAATAAAAGGAATGAAGATGGCATTAGACGATGAAGTAGTTAGCATGGAAATAGTAAGAGAGGAAGAAACATTGCTGACGGTATCTGAGAAAGGCTATGGGAAACGGACTTTCTTAAAAGAATATCGATCTCAAAATAGAGGTGGTTTTGGAATTATCAATATGAAGGTCAACACTTATCGGGGATGGATAGTTAGTTCTTGTGAGGTGGAAGATCAAGATGAGGTAGTGTTAATTAGCGAAGGGGGCATGGTTATTCGATTTAAAGCTAAGGATATTCCAGTGACAGGGAGAAACACCAGGGGCGTTCGAATAATTAAATTAAATGAAAATGATAAATTAGTTGCTTTAGCTAAAATACCGATAGAAGAAAAAACAGAAGAAAAAGATGAATTTAAATAA
- the dnaN gene encoding DNA polymerase III subunit beta: MQIICEKEKLLKALLKCQGITSTKLSLSILSNIYLKAKDNHLHLFTTNLEIGLECKIKVNLLKEGEVVISSKKLFDIVKESPTNEILISKDEKEVVISCEKTTYKLNYVSEEEFPRFPEINKEKSFSIPSFILKEMIKKVIFASSLDTFRYVLNSIYLSISGSNIEMVATDGYRLATINKKLDNKKFDFNSLDLAVIIPNKTLQELSKITNDDEEKIDFFIEENQISFKGDDFVLNSKLIEGNYPNYKELIPHENKNKFHINRRVFLNTCKRVSIISNNQLFFTLSSDSLAISSYTPEIGSCNEEVKVKYQGDDLKISFNAKYLIDVLKNIEEEEICFSFEDEKRAGLISYDESYKYVILPMRIKVD; the protein is encoded by the coding sequence ATGCAAATAATTTGTGAAAAAGAAAAATTACTAAAGGCATTACTTAAATGTCAAGGAATAACTTCTACTAAACTTTCTTTATCCATTTTGTCTAATATTTACCTAAAAGCAAAAGATAATCATCTTCATCTTTTTACTACTAACTTAGAAATTGGTTTAGAGTGTAAAATTAAAGTTAATCTTCTTAAAGAAGGAGAAGTAGTTATCTCAAGTAAGAAATTATTTGATATAGTTAAAGAATCTCCAACTAATGAAATCTTAATCAGTAAAGATGAAAAAGAAGTGGTTATTTCTTGTGAAAAAACAACTTATAAGTTAAACTATGTCTCAGAAGAAGAATTTCCAAGATTTCCAGAAATTAATAAAGAGAAGTCTTTTAGCATCCCTTCTTTTATCTTAAAAGAGATGATTAAAAAGGTGATATTTGCTAGCTCTTTAGATACTTTCCGTTATGTTTTAAATAGTATCTATTTATCTATCAGTGGTAGTAATATAGAAATGGTAGCTACTGACGGGTATAGATTAGCTACTATTAATAAAAAGTTGGATAATAAAAAGTTTGATTTTAATAGTCTTGATTTAGCAGTCATTATTCCTAATAAAACTTTACAAGAACTTTCTAAGATTACAAATGATGACGAGGAGAAGATAGATTTTTTTATAGAAGAAAATCAAATATCTTTCAAGGGAGACGATTTTGTTTTAAATTCTAAGTTGATAGAAGGAAATTATCCAAATTATAAAGAGTTAATTCCTCACGAAAATAAGAATAAATTTCATATCAACAGAAGAGTATTTTTAAATACTTGCAAAAGAGTATCAATAATCTCCAATAATCAACTTTTTTTTACTTTATCTTCTGATAGCCTTGCTATTAGTTCTTATACTCCAGAGATAGGAAGCTGTAATGAGGAGGTAAAAGTAAAATATCAAGGTGATGATTTAAAGATTAGTTTTAATGCTAAATACTTGATCGATGTTTTAAAGAATATAGAAGAAGAGGAAATATGTTTTAGCTTTGAAGATGAAAAAAGGGCGGGACTGATATCTTATGATGAGAGTTATAAGTATGTTATTTTGCCTATGAGAATAAAGGTGGATTAA
- the gyrB gene encoding DNA topoisomerase (ATP-hydrolyzing) subunit B, whose amino-acid sequence MKLDYVAEDIQILEGLEAVKRRPSMYIGDTSQRGLHHLVFEVVDNSIDEVLAGECKCIKVIIHEDNSVTIIDDGRGIPVENHPQYKRSALEIVMTTLHAGGKFSKDSYKISGGLHGVGLSVVNALSEYLEVEVSRNGNIYYQKYDHGEPLAEIEVIGTTDQTGTKVKFKPNEKIFSVVDFSFDLLSQRLRELAFLNKDVEISIIDKKTNKEHLFKYEGGIISFVQHLNKNKDVLYKDPVYFFGKKEDILIEIAFQHNDGYVENLFSYVNNINTPDGGTHLIGFKSALTKIINDYAKKNKLVKENTSSFAGEDVREGLAGVISVKLGEPQFEGQTKTRLGNSEVKGVVESVSSEKLAYFFEENPEIVKSIIGKAKVAYLAREAARKAKEITRRKSVLESTSLPGKLADCSEKDASLCELYIVEGDSAGGSAKQGRDRRFQAILPLKGKILNVEKTRIDKILNNEEIRNIITALGAGIGKDEFNVSKLRYHKIIIMTDADVDGSHISTLLLTFFYRYMQPLIKGEYLYMAQPPLYLIKKKNEEYYTYSDQERDEILERIGKGGVIIQRYKGLGEMNPEQLWKTTMDPHNRSILKVILEDEIEADEIFTVLMGDKVEPRRNFIQSYAKEVKNLDV is encoded by the coding sequence ATGAAATTAGATTATGTGGCAGAAGATATTCAAATTTTAGAAGGGTTAGAAGCAGTTAAGAGAAGACCTAGTATGTATATTGGGGATACTTCTCAAAGAGGGTTACATCATTTAGTTTTTGAAGTAGTAGATAATAGCATTGATGAAGTTTTAGCTGGAGAATGTAAATGTATTAAGGTAATTATTCATGAAGATAATAGTGTGACTATTATTGATGATGGTCGAGGAATTCCGGTAGAAAATCACCCTCAATACAAGAGATCTGCTTTAGAAATAGTAATGACGACACTACACGCCGGGGGGAAATTTTCAAAAGATTCTTATAAGATTTCTGGTGGTTTACATGGAGTGGGGTTATCGGTAGTAAATGCTCTTTCTGAATATTTAGAGGTAGAAGTATCTCGAAATGGTAATATTTATTATCAAAAATATGATCATGGAGAACCTCTGGCTGAAATAGAAGTTATTGGAACCACCGATCAGACTGGAACTAAAGTAAAATTTAAGCCCAATGAGAAGATATTTTCGGTGGTCGATTTTTCATTTGATTTACTATCACAAAGATTACGAGAATTAGCTTTTCTAAATAAGGATGTAGAGATAAGTATTATCGATAAGAAGACCAATAAGGAACATTTGTTTAAGTATGAAGGAGGAATTATCTCTTTTGTTCAACACCTAAATAAAAATAAAGATGTTTTATATAAAGATCCGGTTTATTTTTTTGGTAAAAAAGAAGATATTCTGATTGAAATAGCCTTTCAACATAATGATGGGTATGTAGAGAATTTATTTTCATATGTAAATAATATTAATACTCCTGATGGAGGAACTCACTTAATAGGTTTTAAATCTGCTTTAACTAAGATAATCAATGACTATGCTAAAAAGAATAAGTTAGTCAAAGAAAATACTTCTTCTTTTGCCGGAGAGGATGTCAGAGAAGGGTTGGCGGGGGTGATCAGTGTTAAATTAGGAGAACCTCAATTTGAGGGACAAACCAAGACCCGTTTAGGAAATAGCGAGGTAAAAGGGGTAGTAGAGTCTGTAAGTTCAGAAAAGTTAGCTTATTTTTTTGAAGAGAATCCAGAAATAGTGAAAAGTATTATCGGAAAAGCAAAGGTAGCTTACTTAGCCAGAGAAGCTGCTCGTAAAGCCAAGGAGATTACTCGACGAAAAAGTGTTTTAGAAAGCACTTCTCTTCCTGGGAAACTAGCTGATTGCTCAGAAAAAGATGCTTCTTTATGCGAGCTTTACATTGTAGAGGGGGATTCAGCTGGAGGTTCAGCAAAACAAGGGAGAGATCGAAGATTTCAAGCTATTTTACCCTTAAAAGGAAAGATTCTTAATGTAGAAAAAACCAGAATTGATAAAATTTTAAATAATGAAGAGATCAGAAATATCATTACTGCCTTAGGAGCGGGAATTGGAAAAGATGAATTTAATGTTTCTAAACTTCGTTATCATAAGATTATTATTATGACCGATGCGGACGTAGATGGGTCTCATATTAGCACTCTTTTATTAACTTTCTTTTATCGATATATGCAACCTCTGATCAAAGGAGAATATCTTTACATGGCTCAACCACCTTTATATTTGATCAAGAAGAAGAATGAAGAATATTATACTTATTCCGATCAAGAAAGAGACGAAATTTTAGAAAGGATTGGAAAAGGGGGCGTAATTATTCAACGATATAAAGGGTTAGGGGAGATGAACCCTGAGCAACTGTGGAAGACGACGATGGACCCCCATAATCGCTCTATACTTAAAGTGATCTTGGAAGATGAAATAGAAGCTGATGAAATATTTACGGTATTAATGGGAGATAAAGTAGAACCCCGAAGAAATTTTATTCAAAGTTATGCCAAAGAGGTTAAAAATTTAGATGTTTAG